GTCGAGCAGTTCGACCAGCGTCTTCGCCCGCTCCTTCAAGCCCGGCATGGCGGCGGCGAGCTGGGTCCGGCGCGTGTCGGTCATGCGCGGCAGGCGGTGCTCGGCGTCGGGCAGGTAGGGCACCAGCGCGTCGATGGCGGCGAGCAGTTCCGCATCGCTGGAGGCGCGCATGTAATGGCCGTTGAGGCTTTCGAGCTTGGCGAAGTCGAAGCGCGCGGCCGAGCGGCCGACCTTGTCGAGATCGAAGAACTCGACCATCTCCTCGGTGGAGAACACCTCCTGGTCGCCATGGCTCCAGCCGAGGCGCACGAGATAGTTGCGCAGCGCGGCCGGCAGATAGCCCATGTCGCGATAGGCATCGACGCCGAGCGCGCCGTGGCGCTTGGAGAGCTTGGCGCCATCCGGCCCGTGGATGAGCGGGATATGCGCCATGCGCGGCACGTCCCAGCCGAGCGCCCGGTAGATCTGCGTCTGGCGGGCGGCGTTGGTGAGGTGGTCGTCGCCGCGGATGACGTGGGTGACGCCCATGTCGTGGTCGTCCACCACCACGGCCAGCATGTAGGTGGGCGTGCCGTCCGAGCGCAGCAGCACGAGGTCGTCGAGATCCTTGTTGGGGAAGGTCACGGTGCCCTGCACCATGTCGTCGATCACCGTCTCGCCCTCCTGCGGCGCGCGCAGGCGGATGACGGGGGCGCGGTCCGCCGGCGCCTCGGAGGGGGCGCGGTCGCGCCAGCGGCCGTCATAGCGCGGCGGGCGGCCCTCCTTGCGGGCCAGTTCGCGCATCTCGTCCAGCTCCTGGGGCGTGGCGTAGCAGCGATAGGCGTTGCCCTTCGCCAGCATCTCCGCCACCGCGGCCTGATGCCGCTCGGCGCGGGCGAACTGGTAGATGGGATCGCCATCCCACTCGATGCCCAGCCAGGAAAGGCCTTCGAGGATGGCCTCGATGGCTTCCTTGGTGGAGCGCTGGCGGTCCGTATCCTCGATGCGCAGCAGCATCTTGCCGCCGGTGTGGCGGGCATAGAGCCAGTTGAACAGCGCCGTGCGCGCCCCGCCGATATGCAGGAAGCCGGTGGGCGAGGGGGCGAAGCGGGTGACGATCTGCGACATCGGGCGGGGCTCGGCGGGCTTGGGTCCGCTTGGACGGGAAACGCGCGTGCGGCAGCCCTGCGGAACGCAAACCGAGCCACATGGCGCGCGGGAGGCGCCCGTGTAGCATAGAGGCGGGGCACAAGGAACACGGGGGCAGGCGCGGCCCGGCCGTGCCCCGGGCGGGCGGGGATGGACGAGCGGGCTTCGGGGCACGCGCGGGCGGGATCACGGGCGGGCGCGCGGACGCTCCCGCTCCCCTCCGCGCGCGGGCTTCTCCGCCTCGCCGACGCGCTGACCGCCCGCATCGCCCACGACGCGGCGGCCGAGGCCGCATCCGGCCGGCTGATCCTGTGGCTGCCGGCCGCCTTTGCCGCCGGGATTCTCTTGTATTTCGGCGCCTCCACTGAACCCTCGCTGGCCGCCAGCCTTGTTCTGGTGACCTTGCTGGCGGGGGCGGCGGTGGCGGCGCGGGCGCGGCCGGTGATGTTCGCCCTAACGTCCGTGCTTCTCGCCACTGTCGCCGGCTTTGCGGCGGGCGGGGCGCGGACGGCGCTCATCGCCCACGAAACGATCGTTCCGCCTAAGACGCCGGTGCGCCTTTCCGGCTTTATCGAGCGGGTGGAACGGCGCACCACCGGCGACCGCATCCTGCTGCGGCTCGATGGCAATGCCGTGCGCGGGCTCGCCACGGCGCCGGCGCTGGTGCGGCTCTCGCTGCGCAAGGGCTGGGCGCCGCCGGTCGGAAGCCATGTGACGCAGCTCGCCCAGCTGCTGCCGCCCTCCGGCCCCGCCATGCCGGGTGCCCATGATTTCGGTCGCGCGCCGTGGTTTCAGGGCATCGGCGCCATCGGCTACGGGCTCGGCCGGCCGAAGGCGGCGCCGGCGCGCGACCCGCCCTTGTCCGTGCGCCTCGCCATGGCGCTCGACGGGGTGCGCCAGAGCCTGTCGGCCCGCATCCGCGCCTCGCTTTCCGGCGTGCCGGCGGAGGTGGCGGTAGCGCTGGTGGCGGGCGACCGCTCCGGCATTCCCCATGCGGTGGAGGAGAGCATGCGGGTGTCCGGCCTCTCGCACATCCTCTCCATCTCCGGCCTGCACATGGCGCTGGTGGCCGGCACCCTGTTTGCGCTGGCGCGGGGCGTGCTGGCGCTGGTGCCGGGGCTGGCCCTGGCGTGGCCCATCAAGTCCATGGCGGCGCTGATCGCGCTTTCCGGCAGCGCCTTCTATCTCGTGCTGTCGGGCAATGACGTGCCGGCCCAGCGCTCCTTCGTCATGACCGGACTGGTGCTGGCCGGCGTGATGGTGGGGCGACCGTCCCTCTCGCTGCGGTCGGTGGGTGTCGCGGCGGTGCTGGTGCTGGCGCTGACGCCGGAGGCGGCGCTGGATCCGGGTACGCAGATGTCGTTCGCCGCCACCCTCGCCCTCGTCGCCGCCTATGAGCGGCTGCAGCCCCTGCGGGCGATCCCCCGGCCGGACGGGATCGCCGGGGCGGTGGTCTCCTGGGTCGCGGTGCTGGTGGCGGGAACGGCGCTCACCTCGCTGGTGGCGGGCCTTGCGACGGCACCCTACGGCATCTTCCATTTCCAGCGGGTTGCCCCCTACGGGCTTCTCGCCAACCTCGCGGCCATGCCGGCCGTGTCCTTCCTGGTGATGCCGGCGGGACTTGCGGGCGTGCTGCTGATGCCGTTCGGCTGGGATCATCTCGCCTGGCCCGTGATGGGGCGTGGCATCGAGATCATGACGGCGGTGTCCGACTGGGTGGGTACCCTGCCGGGCGCCGACGTCCGCGCCGCCTTCATCGGCGCCGGAACATTGCTGTGGCTGTCCCTCGCGCTGCTGGCCCTCTGCCTGCTGCGGGGTGTGCTCACCCTCGCGGCGCTGGTTCCCCTCGGCATCGCGGGACTGGTCGCGGGTGCGCCGATGAGGCCGGATCTCCTCGTCGCGCCCGATGCGCAGACGGTGGCGGTGCGGATGCCGGACGGACGCCTCTCGGTGCTCGGCGCCTCCGGCCAGAAGCTGGTGGTGGAGCAGTGGCTGACGCGGGAGGGGGACCGCCGCACGGCCGGAACCAGGGACCTTGCCGCCGGCTTCACCTGCGATCCCCTGGGCTGCACTGCGCCGCTGCCCGGCGGCGGCACCATCGCCGTGTCCCGACGTGCCGAAAGCCTGGAGGCGGATTGCCTGAATTCCCGCATGGTTGTCACCCGCGATGCCCCACCGCGCGCGTGCCCGGCGGACGTGCTGACGCTGGAAAAGCTGGTGCGGACGGGAACGCTCGCCTTCTCCCTCCGCGATGGCACGCTCGTCGCCGAGCCAAGCCGGAAGGCCGCCGTATCCCGCCCCTGGATGGCGCCCTTGCCGCCGGAGCCCGCATCCGAACCCGGCGCCGCCGATGCCGGCGATCCGCAGGCGGATGCAATGGCTCCGTGACATGCCGGCAAAGCGTCGGGGTGAGGGGCAACGCCTTCAGGAAAGCGCAGGCGCCCGTTGAGCGTGGACCGCCGCGCCCCTCACCCCGTTCCGGATCTCCCGCAGGAGAAATAAGGATCAGTAGCGGCGCATGAGGCCGATGAGGCGGCCCTGGATGCGCACGCGGTCGGGACCGAAGATGCGCGTCTCATAGGCCGGATTGGCGGCCTCGAGCGCGATGGAGGCGCCCTTCTTGCGCAGGCGCTTGAGGGTGGCTTCCTCGTCGTCCACCAGCGCGACGATGATGTCGCCGGTGTCGGCGGAATCGCATTTGCGGATGAGGACCGTGTCGCCGTCGAGGATGCCGGCCTCGATCATGCTGTCGCCGCGCACCTCAAGGGCGAAATGCTCGCCGCTGCCCAGCATCTCGGGCGGGATGTTCAGGGTGTGGCTGCGGCTCTGGATGGCGGAAATGGGCGTGCCGGCGGCGATGCGGCCCATGACCGGCACCGAGACCACCTGGCCCGCCTCATCATCCTCGGGCACCGGGCGCACCTTGCCGAGGCTGCCCTCGATGACGGACGGGGAGAAGCCACGCCCCGCCGAGCGGGCGGAGGCAAGGCCCGGCGCCACGCTGTCGGGCAGGCGCACCACTTCCAGCGCGCGGGCGCGGTTGGGCAGGCGGCGGATGAAGCCGCGCTCTTCCAGA
The nucleotide sequence above comes from Xanthobacter flavus. Encoded proteins:
- the gltX gene encoding glutamate--tRNA ligase, which gives rise to MSQIVTRFAPSPTGFLHIGGARTALFNWLYARHTGGKMLLRIEDTDRQRSTKEAIEAILEGLSWLGIEWDGDPIYQFARAERHQAAVAEMLAKGNAYRCYATPQELDEMRELARKEGRPPRYDGRWRDRAPSEAPADRAPVIRLRAPQEGETVIDDMVQGTVTFPNKDLDDLVLLRSDGTPTYMLAVVVDDHDMGVTHVIRGDDHLTNAARQTQIYRALGWDVPRMAHIPLIHGPDGAKLSKRHGALGVDAYRDMGYLPAALRNYLVRLGWSHGDQEVFSTEEMVEFFDLDKVGRSAARFDFAKLESLNGHYMRASSDAELLAAIDALVPYLPDAEHRLPRMTDTRRTQLAAAMPGLKERAKTLVELLDNAEFIFVERPIPLDEKATTLLSPEARAHLARLVPLLEAVEWTAAATEAVVRSYAEAQGVKLGAVAQPLRAALTGKSTSPPVFDVLSVLGREESLGRLKDQIAEAVA
- a CDS encoding ComEC/Rec2 family competence protein — its product is MDERASGHARAGSRAGARTLPLPSARGLLRLADALTARIAHDAAAEAASGRLILWLPAAFAAGILLYFGASTEPSLAASLVLVTLLAGAAVAARARPVMFALTSVLLATVAGFAAGGARTALIAHETIVPPKTPVRLSGFIERVERRTTGDRILLRLDGNAVRGLATAPALVRLSLRKGWAPPVGSHVTQLAQLLPPSGPAMPGAHDFGRAPWFQGIGAIGYGLGRPKAAPARDPPLSVRLAMALDGVRQSLSARIRASLSGVPAEVAVALVAGDRSGIPHAVEESMRVSGLSHILSISGLHMALVAGTLFALARGVLALVPGLALAWPIKSMAALIALSGSAFYLVLSGNDVPAQRSFVMTGLVLAGVMVGRPSLSLRSVGVAAVLVLALTPEAALDPGTQMSFAATLALVAAYERLQPLRAIPRPDGIAGAVVSWVAVLVAGTALTSLVAGLATAPYGIFHFQRVAPYGLLANLAAMPAVSFLVMPAGLAGVLLMPFGWDHLAWPVMGRGIEIMTAVSDWVGTLPGADVRAAFIGAGTLLWLSLALLALCLLRGVLTLAALVPLGIAGLVAGAPMRPDLLVAPDAQTVAVRMPDGRLSVLGASGQKLVVEQWLTREGDRRTAGTRDLAAGFTCDPLGCTAPLPGGGTIAVSRRAESLEADCLNSRMVVTRDAPPRACPADVLTLEKLVRTGTLAFSLRDGTLVAEPSRKAAVSRPWMAPLPPEPASEPGAADAGDPQADAMAP
- the lexA gene encoding transcriptional repressor LexA, encoding MLTRKQYDLLRFIHERLKETGVPPSFDEMKEALDLRSKSGIHRLITALEERGFIRRLPNRARALEVVRLPDSVAPGLASARSAGRGFSPSVIEGSLGKVRPVPEDDEAGQVVSVPVMGRIAAGTPISAIQSRSHTLNIPPEMLGSGEHFALEVRGDSMIEAGILDGDTVLIRKCDSADTGDIIVALVDDEEATLKRLRKKGASIALEAANPAYETRIFGPDRVRIQGRLIGLMRRY